In Serratia sp. FDAARGOS_506, a genomic segment contains:
- the greA gene encoding transcription elongation factor GreA, protein MNQIPMTLFGAEKLREELEYLKSVRRPKIIADIAEAREHGDLKENAEYHAAREQQGFCEGRIQEIEAKLSNAQVIDITKMPNTGRVIFGATVSVMNLDSEEEVTYRIVGDDEADFKKNLISVNSPMARGLIGKEQDDVVVIKTPGGDVEYEILKVEYL, encoded by the coding sequence ATGAACCAAATTCCGATGACCTTGTTTGGCGCTGAAAAACTGCGCGAAGAGCTCGAATATCTGAAAAGCGTGCGCCGCCCGAAAATCATTGCGGACATCGCTGAAGCGCGCGAGCACGGCGATTTGAAAGAGAACGCCGAGTACCACGCCGCCCGCGAACAGCAGGGTTTCTGCGAAGGCCGCATTCAGGAAATCGAAGCCAAGTTGTCCAATGCTCAGGTGATCGATATCACCAAGATGCCGAACACCGGACGGGTGATCTTCGGTGCCACCGTATCGGTAATGAATCTGGACAGTGAAGAAGAAGTGACTTACCGCATCGTTGGCGACGATGAGGCTGATTTCAAGAAAAATCTGATTTCGGTAAACTCGCCGATGGCGCGCGGTCTGATCGGCAAAGAGCAAGACGATGTGGTGGTGATCAAGACCCCTGGCGGCGACGTGGAGTACGAGATCCTGAAGGTCGAGTATCTCTGA
- the yhbY gene encoding ribosome assembly RNA-binding protein YhbY produces the protein MNLNNKQKQHLKGLAHPLKPVVMLGNNGLTEGVLAEIEQALEHHELIKVKIAAEDRETKTLIADAIVRETGACNVQVIGSTLILYRPSKERKISLPR, from the coding sequence ATGAATCTGAATAACAAACAAAAACAGCACCTGAAAGGCCTGGCACATCCGTTAAAACCGGTGGTGATGCTGGGCAATAACGGTCTTACCGAAGGGGTGCTGGCTGAAATTGAACAGGCTCTGGAGCATCATGAGCTGATCAAGGTGAAAATCGCCGCTGAAGATCGCGAAACCAAAACCCTGATCGCCGACGCTATCGTGCGTGAAACGGGCGCCTGCAATGTGCAAGTTATCGGCAGCACGCTCATTCTTTACCGCCCGTCGAAAGAGCGCAAGATCAGTCTACCGCGTTAA
- the folP gene encoding dihydropteroate synthase, translating into MQLTVRDMTLNLSHPQVMGILNVTPDSFSDGGRHNTLNQALLHAHALISAGATMIDIGGESTRPGAAEVSEEEELERVVPVVEALAQRFEVFISVDTSKAGVIRESAHAGAHLINDIRSLQEPGALAAAAESGLPVCLMHMQGQPRTMQQAPHYDDLIADVQAFFEHHIQRCNEAGITNQKLLLDPGFGFGKNLSHNYQLLARLSEFHRFGLPLLVGMSRKSMIGQLLNVPPDQRVIGSVACAVIAAMQGAQIVRVHDVKETVEAMRVVEATLSAKGQ; encoded by the coding sequence ATGCAGTTAACCGTGCGCGACATGACGCTCAACCTCTCCCATCCGCAGGTTATGGGTATTCTCAACGTAACGCCGGATTCGTTTTCAGACGGCGGCCGTCACAACACTCTGAACCAGGCGCTGCTGCACGCACATGCGCTGATTTCGGCCGGCGCCACGATGATCGATATCGGCGGTGAATCGACCCGGCCGGGAGCGGCGGAGGTGAGTGAAGAGGAAGAGTTGGAACGGGTCGTGCCGGTGGTGGAAGCGCTGGCGCAGCGCTTTGAAGTCTTTATCTCGGTCGATACTTCGAAAGCCGGCGTGATCCGCGAATCTGCGCACGCCGGTGCTCATCTGATCAACGACATTCGTTCTCTGCAGGAGCCTGGCGCCCTGGCGGCGGCGGCGGAAAGCGGCCTGCCGGTCTGCCTGATGCACATGCAGGGGCAGCCGCGTACCATGCAACAGGCGCCGCACTACGACGATCTGATCGCCGACGTTCAGGCGTTTTTCGAACACCATATCCAGCGCTGTAACGAGGCGGGGATAACAAATCAGAAATTGCTGCTCGACCCAGGCTTCGGTTTCGGTAAAAATTTGTCGCACAACTATCAGCTTCTGGCCCGGTTGTCGGAGTTTCATCGTTTTGGTTTGCCGCTGTTGGTCGGCATGTCGCGCAAATCGATGATCGGACAACTGCTGAACGTGCCGCCGGATCAACGGGTTATCGGCAGTGTGGCCTGCGCGGTGATCGCGGCGATGCAGGGCGCACAGATTGTCAGAGTGCATGACGTTAAAGAAACCGTCGAGGCGATGCGTGTCGTCGAGGCAACACTTTCAGCTAAGGGACAGTAG
- the ftsH gene encoding ATP-dependent zinc metalloprotease FtsH: MAKNLILWLVIAVVLMSVFQSFGPSESNGRRVDYSTFMSELTQDQVREARINGREINVTKKDSNKYTTYIPVNDPKLLDTLLTKNVKVVGEPPEEPSLLASIFISWFPMLLLIGVWIFFMRQMQGGGGKGAMSFGKSKARMLTEDQIKTTFADVAGCDEAKEEVSELVEYLREPSRFQKLGGKIPKGVLMVGPPGTGKTLLAKAIAGEAKVPFFTISGSDFVEMFVGVGASRVRDMFEQAKKAAPCIIFIDEIDAVGRQRGAGLGGGHDEREQTLNQMLVEMDGFEGNEGIIVIAATNRPDVLDPALLRPGRFDRQVVVGLPDVRGREQILKVHMRRVPLAADIDASVIARGTPGFSGADLANLVNEAALFAARGNKRVVSMVEFEKAKDKIMMGAERRSMVMTEAQKESTAYHEAGHAIIGRLVPEHDPVHKVTIIPRGRALGVTFFLPEGDAISASRQKLESQISTLYGGRLAEEIIYGPEKVSTGASNDIKVATSIARNMVTQWGFSEKLGPLLYAEEEGEVFLGRSVAKAKHMSDETARIIDQEVKSLIERNYVRARTLLMENMDILHSMKDALMKYETIDAPQIDDLMNRKDVRPPAGWDDANKGNSSDNGGTPKAPTPVDEPRTPTPGNTMSEQLDK, translated from the coding sequence ATGGCGAAAAACCTAATTCTCTGGTTAGTCATCGCGGTAGTGTTGATGTCTGTATTCCAGAGCTTTGGGCCCAGCGAGTCGAATGGCCGTAGGGTGGATTACTCTACCTTCATGTCCGAACTGACCCAGGACCAGGTTCGCGAAGCGCGAATCAACGGACGTGAAATTAACGTTACCAAGAAAGACAGTAACAAATACACGACCTACATCCCTGTCAACGATCCTAAGTTGCTGGATACGTTGTTAACGAAGAATGTGAAAGTTGTCGGCGAGCCGCCTGAAGAGCCGAGCCTGCTGGCTTCTATCTTTATCTCTTGGTTCCCGATGCTGTTGCTGATCGGGGTCTGGATCTTCTTTATGCGGCAAATGCAGGGCGGCGGCGGCAAGGGCGCGATGTCCTTCGGTAAGAGCAAGGCCCGCATGCTGACGGAAGACCAAATCAAGACCACTTTCGCCGATGTCGCCGGTTGTGACGAAGCGAAAGAAGAGGTGAGCGAACTGGTGGAATACCTGCGCGAACCGAGCCGTTTCCAGAAATTGGGCGGCAAGATCCCGAAAGGCGTGCTGATGGTTGGCCCGCCGGGGACCGGTAAAACGCTGTTGGCGAAAGCGATCGCCGGCGAGGCGAAGGTGCCGTTCTTCACCATTTCCGGTTCCGACTTCGTCGAAATGTTCGTCGGCGTGGGTGCATCCCGCGTGCGCGACATGTTCGAACAAGCGAAGAAAGCTGCGCCGTGCATCATCTTCATCGATGAAATCGACGCCGTCGGTCGCCAGCGTGGCGCCGGCCTGGGCGGCGGTCACGATGAGCGCGAACAGACTCTGAACCAGATGCTGGTTGAGATGGACGGTTTTGAAGGCAACGAAGGCATCATCGTCATCGCGGCCACCAACCGTCCGGACGTGCTTGACCCTGCGCTGCTGCGTCCAGGGCGTTTCGACCGTCAGGTCGTGGTTGGGCTGCCGGATGTGCGTGGCCGTGAGCAGATCCTGAAGGTGCACATGCGCCGCGTGCCGTTGGCTGCCGACATCGACGCCTCCGTCATTGCGCGCGGTACGCCGGGCTTCTCCGGTGCCGATCTGGCTAACCTGGTCAACGAAGCGGCGTTGTTCGCCGCCCGCGGCAACAAGCGCGTGGTGTCGATGGTGGAGTTCGAGAAAGCCAAAGACAAGATCATGATGGGTGCGGAACGTCGCTCCATGGTGATGACCGAAGCGCAGAAAGAGTCGACCGCGTATCACGAAGCGGGCCACGCCATCATTGGCCGCCTGGTTCCTGAACACGACCCGGTACACAAAGTGACGATCATTCCTCGTGGTCGTGCGCTCGGCGTGACCTTCTTCCTGCCGGAAGGAGACGCGATCAGCGCGAGCCGTCAGAAGCTGGAGAGCCAAATATCCACCCTGTACGGCGGCCGTCTGGCGGAAGAGATCATCTACGGGCCGGAAAAAGTGTCTACCGGTGCGTCGAACGACATCAAAGTGGCGACCTCCATCGCCCGTAACATGGTGACCCAATGGGGCTTCTCCGAGAAGCTGGGGCCGCTGCTGTATGCGGAAGAAGAGGGCGAAGTGTTCCTGGGCCGCTCCGTGGCCAAGGCGAAGCACATGTCGGATGAAACCGCGCGTATCATCGACCAGGAAGTGAAGTCGCTGATCGAACGCAACTACGTCCGCGCACGTACGCTACTGATGGAAAACATGGACATCCTGCACTCGATGAAGGATGCGCTGATGAAGTATGAAACCATCGATGCGCCGCAGATCGACGATCTGATGAACCGCAAAGACGTGCGTCCGCCGGCGGGCTGGGACGATGCGAACAAAGGCAACAGCTCCGACAACGGTGGCACCCCGAAAGCCCCGACGCCGGTAGATGAGCCGCGTACCCCAACGCCGGGCAACACCATGTCCGAACAGCTCGACAAGTAA
- the rlmE gene encoding 23S rRNA (uridine(2552)-2'-O)-methyltransferase RlmE: MANKKRSASSSRWLQEHFSDKYVQQAQKKGLRSRAWFKLDEIQQSDKLFKPGMTVVDLGAAPGGWSQYVVTQIGGTGRIIACDILPMDPIVGVDFLQGDFRDELVLKALLERVGESKVQVVMSDMAPNMSGTPAVDIPRSMYLVELALDMCRDVLAPGGSFLVKVFQGDGFDEYLREIRSLFTKVKIRKPDASRARSREVYIVATGRKL; the protein is encoded by the coding sequence ATGGCTAATAAAAAGCGTTCGGCTAGCTCCAGTCGCTGGTTACAAGAACACTTTAGCGATAAATATGTGCAGCAGGCGCAGAAAAAAGGACTGCGTTCGCGCGCCTGGTTTAAACTTGATGAAATACAGCAGAGCGACAAACTGTTCAAGCCGGGCATGACCGTGGTTGACCTCGGCGCCGCGCCGGGTGGCTGGTCGCAGTATGTGGTCACCCAAATCGGCGGTACCGGGCGCATCATCGCCTGTGATATTTTGCCAATGGATCCTATCGTTGGCGTCGATTTCCTTCAGGGCGATTTTCGTGATGAACTGGTGCTGAAGGCGCTGTTGGAACGAGTAGGTGAGAGTAAGGTTCAGGTGGTCATGTCCGATATGGCCCCGAATATGAGTGGCACCCCGGCCGTCGATATTCCAAGGTCGATGTATCTGGTGGAGTTGGCGCTGGATATGTGTCGTGATGTCCTCGCACCAGGCGGAAGTTTCCTGGTGAAGGTGTTCCAGGGAGATGGCTTTGACGAGTACCTACGGGAAATTCGCTCCCTGTTTACGAAGGTTAAGATTCGTAAGCCAGACGCTTCCCGCGCCCGTTCGCGCGAAGTGTACATTGTAGCGACAGGGCGCAAACTGTAG